A window from Alkalicoccobacillus plakortidis encodes these proteins:
- the prfA gene encoding peptide chain release factor 1: protein MFDRLQSLEDRYDRLNELLSDPDIISDTKRLREYSKEQSGLEDTVQAYREYKEVSEQLKDAKAMMEDKLDDEMYAMVKEEISELSSQSQEIEERLHILLLPKDPNDDKNVIVEIRGAAGGDEAQLFAGDLYKMYHRFAEAQGWKIEVMEATTTELGGYKEIIFMVNGTGAYSKLKYENGAHRVQRVPSTESGGRIHTSTATVAVLPEAEEVEVEIHEKDIRVDTFASSGPGGQSVNTTMSAVRLTHVPTSTVVSMQDEKSQIKNKEKAMKILRARVFDKINREIQAEYDETRKTAVGTGDRSERIRTYNFPQSRVTDHRIGLTLQKLEQILQGKLDEIIDTLIMEEQSELMQRAED from the coding sequence ATGTTTGATCGTTTACAGTCTTTAGAAGACAGATATGATCGGTTGAATGAATTATTAAGTGACCCGGATATTATTAGTGACACAAAGAGATTGCGCGAGTATTCCAAGGAGCAGTCTGGTCTTGAGGACACAGTTCAAGCGTATCGTGAATATAAGGAAGTTTCTGAGCAATTAAAAGATGCAAAAGCAATGATGGAAGATAAGTTGGATGATGAGATGTATGCAATGGTGAAGGAAGAGATTTCTGAGCTTTCCTCGCAAAGCCAAGAGATTGAAGAACGTTTGCATATTTTGCTTCTTCCTAAGGATCCAAACGATGATAAAAACGTAATTGTTGAAATCCGTGGAGCGGCTGGTGGAGACGAAGCACAGCTGTTTGCTGGAGATCTGTACAAAATGTATCATCGCTTTGCAGAAGCACAAGGTTGGAAGATCGAAGTGATGGAAGCAACGACTACAGAGCTTGGTGGATATAAAGAGATCATCTTTATGGTAAACGGGACTGGAGCTTATTCTAAGCTGAAGTATGAAAATGGGGCACATCGTGTGCAGCGTGTTCCTTCAACGGAGTCTGGTGGTCGGATTCATACGTCTACTGCAACAGTTGCGGTCCTTCCAGAGGCGGAAGAGGTTGAAGTAGAAATTCATGAGAAGGATATTCGTGTGGATACATTTGCTTCAAGTGGTCCAGGTGGACAGAGTGTAAATACAACCATGTCTGCCGTTCGTTTGACGCATGTTCCTACATCAACAGTTGTGTCGATGCAGGATGAAAAATCACAGATCAAAAACAAGGAAAAAGCGATGAAGATCTTGCGTGCTCGTGTATTCGATAAGATCAATCGTGAAATTCAGGCTGAATATGACGAAACGCGTAAAACAGCGGTTGGAACAGGTGACCGTTCTGAACGAATTCGTACCTACAACTTCCCGCAAAGTCGGGTAACGGACCATCGTATTGGTTTAACGTTGCAAAAGCTGGAGCAAATTTTGCAAGGTAAGCTAGATGAAATCATTGATACACTCATTATGGAAGAGCAGTCTGAGCTTATGCAAAGGGCAGAAGACTAA